Proteins from a single region of Nerophis ophidion isolate RoL-2023_Sa linkage group LG10, RoL_Noph_v1.0, whole genome shotgun sequence:
- the mcat gene encoding malonyl-CoA-acyl carrier protein transacylase, mitochondrial codes for MLASLVFNVTKVRQLFSRCRTLSTDTPIPGNGSHGAPTDTPIPGNCSHGAPTDTPIPGNGTDGIDTDTPIPGNGSHGAPTDTPIPVNGSHGAPTDTPIPGNGTDGIDTDTPIPGNGSDGAPSDTPVQPEPKRPWKDPISCSVFLFPGQGSQFVGMGRGLLRYPNVGEMFKVAQKILGYDLLSLCLEGPKEELMKTVHCQPAVFVTSLAAVERLNQENPKAIETCVAAAGFSVGEFTALVFSGALTFAEALYAVKVRAEAMQRASELVPSGMLSVMGKPQAQYKLACLQAREHCKTLGLAEPVCSVANYLFPDGRVIAGHKEALGFLQQNSSRLHFARTKMLPVSGAFHTDLMASAAEPLKDVLRQLEVRRPEINVYSNVDGKRYMSGGHVRRQLVKQLVSPVKWEQSLHEIFERGQGQNFPHTFEVGPGRQLGATLLKCNRKAFGAYTHVDVVVEDAGPD; via the exons atgttggCGTCACTGGTTTTCAACGTGACGAAGGTCAGACAACTTTTCTCTCGGTGCAGGACGCTGTCCACCGACACGCCGATACCAGGGAATGGCTCTCACGGTGCCCCCACCGACACGCCGATACCAGGGAATTGCTCTCACGGTGCCCCCACCGACACACCGATACCAGGGAATGGAACTGACGGTATTGACACTGATACACCGATACCAGGGAATGGCTCTCACGGTGCCCCCACCGACACGCCGATACCAGTGAATGGCTCTCACGGTGCCCCCACCGACACACCGATACCAGGGAATGGAACTGACGGTATCGACACTGATACACCGATACCAGGGAATGGCTCTGACGGTGCCCCCTCCGACACACCCGTCCAGCCTGAGCCCAAGAGACCCTGGAAGGACCCCATCAGCTGCTCCGTGTTCCTCTTCCCGGGGCAGGGCAGCCAGTTTGTGGGCATGGGACGCGGACTGTTGAGGTACCCCAATGTTGGAGAAATGTTCAAGGTGGCCCAGAAAATCCTCGGCTACGATCTTCTGTCCCTCTGCCTAGAGGGACCCAAGGAGGAACTGATGAAGACGGTTCACTGTCAGCCGGCTGTGTTTGTCACGTCCCTGGCTGCCGTGGAGAGGCTAAACCAGGAAAACCCCAAA GCCATTGAGACGTGTGTTGCAGCCGCTGGTTTCAGTGTGGGAGAGTTTACCGCGTTGGTCTTCTCCGGGGCTCTGACCTTTGCAGAAG CGCTCTATGCAGTGAAAGTGCGCGCGGAGGCCATGCAGAGAGCGTCGGAGCTGGTCCCCAGTGGGATGCTGTCAGTGATGGGCAAACCTCAGGCGCAGTATAAACTAGCCTGCCTGCAGGCGAGGGAGCACTGTAAGACTTTAGGCTTGGCGGAGCCTGTCTGTTCCGTGGCTAACTATCTCTTCCCCGACGGCAGGGTCATCGCCGGGCACAAGGAG GCACTGGGTTTCCTGCAACAGAACTCCAGTCGTCTTCATTTTGCGAGGACAAAAATGCTGCCGGTGAGCGGGGCGTTCCACACTGACCTCATGGCGTCGGCCGCTGAACCCCTCAAAGATGTTCTCAGACAGCTGGAG GTGCGACGTCCGGAGATCAACGTGTACTCCAACGTGGACGGCAAACGCTACATGAGCGGCGGGCACGTGCGGCGGCAGCTGGTCAAGCAGCTGGTGTCGCCCGTCAAGTGGGAGCAGTCGCTGCATGAGATTTTTGAGCGTGGGCAGGGTCAAAATTTCCCGCACACCTTCGAGGTGGGACCCGGGCGGCAGCTGGGCGCCACGCTGCTCAAGTGCAACCGCAAGGCCTTCGGCGCGTACACGCACGTGGATGTCGTCGTGGAAGACGCAGGTCCTGATTga